tttaatataatttaatataatagaaaacACGTCGCAGCTATActtaattttttccaaaaatacgCCGTGTTTCGCCACGATTCTTTCGCAGAAAAAACATTTAACGGGAATTTTTGCAGGAAAAAATCGGAGCATACAAAACTCCAACACAAGCTCCGAACCGCGGCTAACTCGCATATCTTCGTTGCTCCAAAAGCTCTGCAAGGGGCGATTCAAACGACAAAGTTTGCGCCCCGAAAGTTGTCGGCCTGTTCCGAATCTGATTCTTATATTTTGATGCACAGCACAGCAGCACTGCACGCAGTGCAcgctgcacacacacgcacacacacacacacgagctggttctttcgctgctgctgctgcagccgctgcgtcgtcgtcgcgcggagAGCTGCTGCTCCACCAGCTCCGCATGGGAAACAAGCTGATACCGTCGGTGTCACTCTTGTCCTCAAAAAGTCTGCTGGCGCGCCTAGATACTTAAAAATATACGCCGCGCGAGgaagagtagagagagagagagagagagagagagagagagagccgcgaaaCGCGCTGCACTAGGAGGTTAGGAGCTCGAGgtcgagacgcgcgcgcgtgacggAGGCGGTGCACTGCAGCGAGCGGTAGATACTTACAATGGGCAATCAAGTGGCTCGCAACGGCAACGGTGCCGTCAAGAAGACCGGCAAGGCGCTCGCTGCTGCGCACGATGCCAGCAAGTCCCAGGCGGTGGCTGGCCCGAACagccagcaacagcagcagcccaACATGTCCAGGAGCTCGTCCGGTGCCGATATTCAGAACAACTCGCACACCCAATTTCTGCCCATCGACAGGCTCGCCAAGGTATGTTTTCATTCTCCCCATATCAACTGGCATCCTTCCGAAGCCCGATTCCGTAAGTATATCGGAGCTGACACTTCCGTTTGCGGGGAAGTGCTCGAGGGGGCGCGATTTCGAGCACTCTGACATGTCGGTTGCGATTTTTTTGAACAACTGATCATCGTCGGTTCTCTTCTTTGCAGATACTTACAGAAATTTCGCAAAAGGAAGAGGCAGTCAATGGCATAACAAAGAcggtttttcaaaaatatctgTTCCCACACTATCCCGAGGTGGCTGACAGATTATTTGCGTACTTACATGCATCTTCAAGAGCCACAacagctcatttgggccagtCAGCATTTAAGCAGCAGGCTGAAAAGTTTCTCGCTATTATGAATGACCAGACAGTGCTGGAGAACTATGTCAAAATGTTTGCCGACAATAAGGATGGCAACGAAATTACTCCTAATGGCCTAAGAGAGTTACTTATGGTTTCCTACAGACTGGCAATGACTGGAAACAGCGGCGGTGGTTCGTGCATGCAGTTGTTCAACACGGTGTCTGCTGTTGTTACTGCCTGCGTTAGTATAACTCTATTTTAAACTGTTTTGCACCAGAAGTGTGAGCTGTGAGTAGAAAACTAATTTCCTGGGTCGAATTTCAGTTTCATGGCAAAGATACTTTATCGGTCAGTTTTGTTAGTAACTGGCTCTGGCAAAATTGCCCCCGCATTGTGCATGGAATGCACAGATACGTTATACACATACTTACTACTGCTTATCGCAGCGGCAAAAGCTTAATGTCCAGTGAGCAATCTGGACCCCATATGATACCATCCACTCCCATACTAGACCAGCCAGACAATGTTGATTTCTCAGAGGCGCTTCTACCAATTAGTCATGTGTGGCTTCTAGCAACTACTTTACCCAGTTGTTATACAAAGGTAAGCATTggaattttatcattatttcatgatttatatttattgttcagtttttcattgttaccatgataacaaaattttgcatttacaaGTTGATCATTAGCAGTGTATATTTAACCAAATTAGCATAATAGTCACTGATAATCAACAATTATGAACTAATTTGCATAAACCTCATGAGTAGTATCACCttgactaaaaaaaatgtaacattaaaataatacaaccaataaaaaatgactcaTAGCTTGTTTAAAAATGCTTTCAAACAACCCATGTAAAGTGTAGGGAGCTGCTAAGCTGGTCGTCTATAAGGGCCGTTTGTATCTAGATACTTAACTGCCTGGTGACAAGGAGTCATTTGGATTTT
The sequence above is a segment of the Nasonia vitripennis strain AsymCx chromosome 3, Nvit_psr_1.1, whole genome shotgun sequence genome. Coding sequences within it:
- the LOC100122323 gene encoding uncharacterized protein LOC100122323: MGNQVARNGNGAVKKTGKALAAAHDASKSQAVAGPNSQQQQQPNMSRSSSGADIQNNSHTQFLPIDRLAKILTEISQKEEAVNGITKTVFQKYLFPHYPEVADRLFAYLHASSRATTAHLGQSAFKQQAEKFLAIMNDQTVLENYVKMFADNKDGNEITPNGLRELLMVSYRLAMTGNSGGGSCMQLFNTVSAVVTACFHGKDTLSVSFVSNWLWQNCPRIVHGMHRYVIHILTTAYRSGKSLMSSEQSGPHMIPSTPILDQPDNVDFSEALLPISHVWLLATTLPSCYTKIEEEPHQDGMQALITKMSGVVCPRHWTLLYNTNQHGAGSNRFLHHVLGYKGPTLLFIRGVSNTDDRRQYPTYCVCSAVEWRESHLYWGNEDSMVIELLPNYKVVEKGTKLLYLNTSIRGYPQGLRAGADPRNPCVIVDQAFNEVTFAGVPYQLASLEVWGCGDAKSREKQLEIKKWQVKEAEKQRVVKLSTAEWLDHPDRYLLELAGRPSYNTTSS